A single region of the Drosophila takahashii strain IR98-3 E-12201 chromosome 2R, DtakHiC1v2, whole genome shotgun sequence genome encodes:
- the ITP gene encoding CHH-like protein → MPSASRENRPSDGSHRIAAMAAVTMCSRNIKISVVLFLVLIPIFAALPHNHQLSKRSNFFDLECKGIFNKTMFFRLDRICEDCYQLFRETSIHRLCKQECFGSPFFNACIEALQLHEEMDKYNEWRDTLGRK, encoded by the exons ATGCCCTCCGCCTCCCGCGAAAATCGCCCTTCGGATGGAAGCCATAGAATCGCTGCAATGGCAGCAGTCACT ATGTGTTCCCGCAACATTAAGATCTCGGTGGTGCTGTTTCTCGTCTTGATACCAATCTTCGCCGCCTTGCCACACAACCACCAACTGTCGAAGCGCAGCAATTTCTTCGATCTGGAGTGCAAGGGCATCTTCAACAAGACCATGTTCTTCCGACTGGACCGCATCTGCGAGGACTGCTATCAGTTGTTCCGCGAGACGAGTATACACCGATTATGCAA GCAAGAATGCTTCGGATCGCCCTTCTTCAACGCCTGCATAGAGGCTCTTCAGCTGCACGAGGAGATGGACAAGTACAACGAATGGCGCGACACCCTGGGACGCAAGTAA
- the Nurf-38 gene encoding inorganic pyrophosphatase — MLAEITRSSFFASRAVVARLSGLIPASSAPLASNFRYIQTERKRTKPVEMALYETVEKGAKNSPSYSLYFKNKCGNVISPMHDIPLYANEEKTVYNMVVEVPRWTNAKMEISLKTPLNPIKQDIKKGKLRFVANCFPHKGYIWNYGALPQTWENPDHIEPSTGCKGDNDPIDVIEIGYRVAKRGDVLKVKVLGTIALIDEGETDWKVIAIDVNDPLASKVNDIADVDQYFPGLLRATVEWFKIYKIPDGKPENQFAFNGDAKNADFATTIIAETHKFWQNLVHQSGASSSISTTNITNRNSEHVIPKEEAEKLLSDAPEGGQVEEVSDTVDTWHFIHLK, encoded by the exons ATGTTGGCAGAAATTACAAGGAGTTCATTTTTCGCTTCACGTGCGGTCGTCGCTCGCTTGTCCGGTTTGATTCCAGCGTCATCAGCGCCTTTGGCTAGTAATTTCAGATACATTCAGACGGAGCGGAAGCGCACGAAACCAGTCGAGATGGCTCTGTACGAAACCGTTGAGAAGGGCGCCAAGAATTCGCCCAGCTACAGCCTGTATTTCA AAAACAAGTGCGGCAATGTCATCTCGCCGATGCACGACATTCCACTGTACGCCAACGAGGAGAAGACCGTCTACAACATGGTCGTGGAGGTGCCACGTTGGACCAACGCCAAGATGGAG ATTAGCCTGAAGACCCCGCTGAACCCCATCAAGCAGGACATCAAGAAGGGCAAGCTGCGCTTCGTGGCCAACTGCTTCCCGCACAAGGGCTACATCTGGAACTACGGCGCTCTGCCGCAGACCTGGGAGAACCCCGACCACATCGAGCCCTCCACCGGCTGCAAGGGCGACAACGATCCCATCGACGTCATCGAGATTGGCTACCGCGTGGCCAAGCGGGGCGATGTCCTCAAGGTCAAGGTGCTGGGCACCATTGCCCTGATCGACGAGGGCGAGACCGACTGGAAGGTGATCGCCATCGACGTCAACGATCCGCTGGCCTCCAAGGTCAACGATATCGCCGATGTGGACCAGTACTTCCCGGGTCTGCTGCGCGCCACCGTCGAGTGGTTCAAG ATCTACAAGATCCCCGATGGCAAGCCCGAGAATCAGTTCGCCTTCAACGGCGATGCCAAGAACGCGGACTTTGCCACCACCATCATTGCCGAGACCCACAAGTTCTGGCAGAATTTGGTGCACCAGAGCGGCGCTTCCAGCTCCATCTCCAC CACCAACATCACCAACCGCAACTCGGAGCACGTTATTCCCAAGGAGGAGGCCGAGAAGCTGCTCTCCGACGCCCCCGAGGGCGGACAGGTGGAGGAGGTGTCCGACACAG TCGACACTTGGCATTTCATTCACCTCAAGTGA
- the LOC108069669 gene encoding E3 ubiquitin-protein ligase ZNF598 — MQNGKPRSAARPSYHRRPRSGVPSSTPAEHPATKQETPENQTVGIDDNACVVCFKNVDIYSIGDCDHPVCYECSTRMRVLCQQNECPICRHVLSKVLFTLEKLPYRELEANNRSDFYSKKYRIGFCSAEIQQQFFKLLDHPCPKCDSPPYRTFQGLRNHVRSEHSLLYCDLCVETLKIFTFERRCYTQAELQLHNTKGDPDNRSHRGHPLCEYCKKRYLDRDELFRHLRREHYFCHFCDADGCNEFYNDYADLADHFRQEHFLCEEGKCATEQFVGAFRNEIEYKAHVANVHGKSLNKQQAKQTRTLQLEITLGPRGRSGQTEQGIANMRARNEEHNDYLDELPSSSQRHVSIDAGNEEQFPTLRGASTAPSVSLVRPPPPSMRNLSGTSGLARTKENFPALGGGNGGGPAGAPSSLAARAAQSQHPVAAVFKKPTTASRSGAASNGMLLHVSNRPAAAAAAAPKKANAPQLDFPALPGKGNKKNLRNLEEDMLPSGSAVPMTNISAKHRSLADDYVSVANPSTFHKLQMVQKEEDEAKARQEALKKSAPKLTASEFPSLGPSASGSSRPSASLNWSKPTNEKKQRELENRKAKVAPAPVLPTPTARPAPKATNNNVQEQQANKKDKKPKDKKNNQENQPNQPKTGKQKEKNNNNEPKANGAPPTPIRAPPGLGSGGPLKPPPGFVSNVTVNSVAKLPNNLTFTSSLGESYNIVPSSYSYTDPPDTGSRNQKLVDQVMELLKTPEALNEFRMLSSKFRDGSCSGQAYYEHCQCAMLSSFNNLFPELLAMLPDISKQQELYLVHKQHLNSLSPAQRKSVPTLEVCKVCKQVLITADLQGHQQAHDLTKNFPVLGSSASNRN, encoded by the exons ATGCAGAACGGAAAGCCGAGATCTGCGGCCAGGCCGTCCTACCACCGCCGTCCCAGATCGGGAGTGCCCAGTTCCACACCCGCGGAGCATCCTGCGACCAAGCAGGAGACCCCCGAGAACCAAACGGTGGGCATCGACGACAATGCCTGCGTGGTGTGCTTCAAGAATGTGGACATCTACTCCATCGGGGACTGCGACCACCCCGTCTGCTACGAGTGCTCCACGCGGATGCGGGTGCTGTGCCAGCAGAACGAGTGCCCCATCTGCCGGCATGTCCTTTCTAAG GTTCTCTTCACCCTGGAGAAGCTGCCCTATCGCGAACTGGAGGCCAACAACCGCTCCGACTTCTACAGCAAGAAGTACCGCATCGGCTTCTGCAGCGCCGAGATTCAGCAGCAGTTCTTCAAGCTGCTCGACCATCCCTGTCCCAA ATGCGACTCCCCTCCGTATAGAACCTTCCAGGGCCTTCGGAACCACGTGCGCAGCGAGCACAGCCTGCTGTACTGCGACCTCTGCGTGGAGACGCTCAAGATCTTCACCTTCGAGCGCCGCTGCTACACGCAGGCGGAGCTGCAGCTGCACAACACCAAGGGCGACCCGGACAACCGGTCGCACCGCGGCCACCCGCTGTGCGAGTACTGCAAGAAGCGCTACTTGGACCGCGACGAGCTGTTCCGGCATCTGCGGCGCGAGCACTACTTCTGCCACTTCTGCGACGCCGACGGCTGCAACGAGTTCTACAACGACTACGCGGACTTGGCCGACCACTTCCGGCAGGAGCACTTCCTCTGCGAGGAGGGCAAGTGCGCCACCGAGCAGTTCGTGGGCGCCTTTCGCAACGAGATCGAGTACAAGGCTCATGTGGCGAATGTGCATGGCAAGTCGCTCAACAAGCAGCAGGCCAAGCAGACGCGCACGTTGCAGCTGGAGATTACTTTGGGACCGCGCGGACGCAGCGGACAGACGGAGCAGGGCATAGCCAATATGAGAGCGAGGAACGAGGAGCACAACGACTACCTGGATGAGTTGCCCTCGAGCAGCCAGCGCCATGTGAGCATCGATGCCGGCAACGAGGAGCAGTTCCCCACTCTGCGGGGCGCTTCCACGGCGCCCAGCGTGTCGCTGGTTAGACCGCCGCCGCCCTCGATGCGCAATCTCAGCGGCACCTCGGGTCTGGCGCGGACCAAAGAGAATTTCCCGGCCCTGGGAGGGGGAAACGGAGGTGGCCCAGCTGGCGCACCCAGCAGCCTGGCCGCCAGAGCTGCCCAGTCGCAGCATCCCGTGGCAGCCGTTTTCAAGAAACCCACCACCGCCAGTCGCAGTGGAGCAGCCAGCAATGGAATGCTCCTGCATGTCTCCAAtcgtccagcagcagcagctgcagctgctccgaAAAAAGCCAACGCACCGCAGCTCGACTTTCCCGCCTTGCCGGGCAAGGGAAACAAGAAGAACCTGCGCAACCTGGAGGAGGACATGCTGCCCAGCGGCTCTGCTGTGCCCATGACGAATATTTCCGCCAAGCACCGGTCGCTGGCCGACGACTACGTGTCGGTGGCCAATCCGAGCACCTTCCACAAGCTGCAAATGGTGcagaaggaggaggacgaggccAAGGCGCGCCAGGAGGCGCTGAAGAAGAGTGCGCCCAAGCTAACTGCTTCTGAATTTCCCAGCCTGGGCCCAAGTGCCAGTGGATCCAGCCGACCGAGTGCCTCCTTGAACTGGTCCAAGCCAACCAACGAGAAGAAGCAGCGGGAGCTGGAGAACCGCAAGGCCAAGGTGGCACCTGCACCGGTTCTGCCCACACCTACAGCTAGACCAGCTCCCAAGGCCACAAACAACAATGTCCAGGAGCAGCAGGCAAACAAGAAGGATAAGAAACCCAAGGATAAGAAGAATAATCAGGAGAATCAGCCCAATCAGCCGAAAACGGGCAAGCAGAAGGAGAAGAACAATAACAACGAACCGAAGGCGAATGGAGCTCCTCCCACGCCAATTCGTGCGCCTCCTGGCTTGGGATCTGGCGGACCGCTCAAGCCACCACCCGGATTCGTGTCCAATGTGACGGTCAACTCGGTGGCCAAGCTGCCCAACAATCTCACGTTCACCAGTTCGCTGGGCGAGTCCTATAACATTGTACCTAGCTCGTATAGCTACACCGATCCACCAGATACAGGATCTAGGAATCAG AAATTGGTGGACCAGGTCATGGAGCTACTCAAGACCCCAGAGGCATTGAACGAATTTCGCATGCTGTCGTCCAAGTTCCGGGACGGATCCTGTTCCGGACAGGCGTATTACGAGCACTGCCAGTGCGCCATGCTGAGTTCCTTCAACAACCTGTTTCCGGAGCTGCTGGCCATGCTGCCAGATATAAGCAAGCAACAG GAACTCTATCTAGTGCACAAGCAACACTTGAACAGCCTTTCGCCCGCCCAGCGCAAATCCGTGCCCACTCTGGAGGTTTGCAAGGTCTGCAAGCAGGTCCTCATCACCGCCGACTTGCAGGGCCACCAGCAGGCCCATGATTTAACCAAGAACTTTCCCGTGCTCGGAAGCTCGGCTTCCAATCGCAACTGA
- the uri gene encoding unconventional prefoldin RPB5 interactor-like protein, translated as MDRREDALLQALDKNAGETERWQAFKRDNESTIRNLDLFAQKLSVEVMVPIGRKALMPGELIHTNELLVGHYEGYFSACSAHKAKEICRHRLRLAEEQLKKLEVESDLWQNKLSTPLAEGAVPSGDQVEIVEDFNEVAHNQWMTEHRERVRQQKQKERLKRQAEPPGGDDEVLRKLEEREMMEELGLDPDNINEEQLQGLLSVESAPQESSNENVAKTLSQEQESELWKKLEAEEQNEAEELNSEAEESLKTTDDLVRRLMSGATEAPSAKKRIAGTRDPVEIEKPTSDDSDEDDDGDQEEEVRTIREQMSLLPSEEREPFLRAQLQVLKAKMRKIQKVNFISDELIHLMNVVVMLEDDLQDMIFEQELEAEASEEEQEEVDENEPPPEEPEIVPEASTNKRRISFALADEKLEFRREETVAEMLPNAKKNSRDVVKLDEPVKSPAIPPPTSSKKVTNILQKVERNIEYVKENQSVQDFDLLNRILEESTGRINTLHISFTHSDAVPSAKSDQDDAIPASPGDFYEKYEKDLAQLNPSFPIYVNGFEGEEQVKVPIMSEASRESAYEDPRSQFSKPTASEEESTDPESVTKSILRNKEAVELEPHIVNQQPKKRKGRKQKKKERTLDDDLRDMSAYQKVMHDLVEKEPKEPEPLPQGKFIDSHAPKKRVSRFKEQRARNRT; from the exons atggacCGGCGCGAAGATGCCCTCCTACAG GCCCTCGATAAGAACGCCGGTGAAACGGAGCGCTGGCAGGCCTTCAAGAGGGACAATGAGAGCACCATCCGGAATTTAGACCTGTTCGCCCAGAAGCTCAGCGTGGAGGTTATGGTGCCCATCGGACGGAAGGCTCTGATGCCCGGCGAGCTGATCCACACCAACGAGCTGCTGGTGGGCCACTACGAGGGCTACTTCTCCGCCTGCTCGGCCCACAAGGCCAAGGAGATCTGCCGGCACCGCCTGCGATTGGCCGAGGAGCAGCTGAAGAAGCTGGAAGTCGAGTCGGATCTCTGGCA AAACAAACTGAGTACTCCTCTGGCGGAGGGAGCGGTGCCCAGCGGGGATCAGGTGGAGATCGTGGAGGACTTCAACGAGGTGGCCCACAACCAGTGGATGACGGAGCACAGGGAGCGTGTGCGGCAGCAGAAGCAAAAGGAGCGCCTCAAACGGCAGGCAGAACCTCCAGGCGGCGATGACGAGGTGCTGAGGAAGCTGGAGGAGCGAGAGATGATGGAGGAACTGGGCCTAGATCCCGATAATATCAACGAGGAGCAGCTCCAAGGGCTGCTAAGTGTGGAATCAGCACCCCAAGAATCAAGCAACGAAAATGTAGCCAAGACTTTAAGCCAGGAACAGGAATCGGAGCTCTGGAAGAAGCTGGAGGCTGAGGAGCAGAATGAAGCGGAAGAACTCAACTCCGAAGCAGAAGAAAGCCTGAAAACCACGGATGACCTAGTGCGCCGCCTGATGTCCGGAGCAACAGAAGCTCCTTCGGCCAAGAAACGTATTGCAGGCACTAGAGACCCCGTGGAAATAGAGAAACCCACATCAGACGACTCTGACGAGGATGATGATGGTGACCAGGAAGAAGAGGTGCGAACCATTAGGGAGCAGATGTCCCTGCTGCCCAGCGAAGAGCGGGAGCCCTTCCTCAGAGCCCAACTGCAGGTGCTCAAGGCCAAGATGCGCAAGATACAAAAGGTGAACTTCATCAGCGACGAGCTAATTCACCTGATGAACGTGGTGGTCATGCTGGAGGACGACCTGCAGGACATGATATTCGAGCAGGAACTGGAGGCGGAGGCcagcgaggaggagcaggaggaggtcGATGAAAACGAACCGCCGCCAGAGGAGCCCGAAATCGTACCTGAAGCCAGCACAAACAAACGCCGCATTTCCTTTGCCCTCGCCGACGAAAAGTTGGAGTTCAGAAGGGAGGAAACCGTGGCCGAAATGCTGCCCAATGCGAAAAAGAACTCCAGGGATGTTGTAAAGCTGGACGAACCAGTCAAATCGCCAGCGATTCCTCCGCCAACATCGAGTAAAAAAGTAACCAATATCCTGCAAAAAGTCGAGAGAAACATTGAGTATGTGAAGGAGAATCAGAGTGTCCAGGACTTTGATCTGCTCAATCGAATTCTGGAAGAGTCCACTGGACGTATTAACACCCTACACATTAGTTTCACACATTCCGATGCTGTGCCTTCTGCCAAAAGTGATCAAGATGATGCCATACCTGCAAGCCCAGGAGATTTCTACGAGAAGTATGAGAAGGACCTGGCTCAGCTCAACCCTTCGTTTCCCATCTATGTAAATGGCTTCGAGGGCGAGGAGCAGGTTAAAGTGCCCATAATGAGCGAAGCTTCCCGTGAATCCGCCTATGAAGATCCCAGAAGCCAG TTCTCCAAGCCAACAGCCTCCGAGGAAGAATCAACCGACCCCGAATCAGTGACCAAGTCAATACTGCGCAATAAGGAGGCCGTGGAGCTGGAGCCCCACATCGTCAACCAGCAGCCAAAGAAAAGGAAGGGCAGGaagcaaaagaaaaaggaGCGCACCCTGGACGACGACCTGCGCGACATGAGTGCCTACCAGAAGGTCATGCACGACCTCGTGGAGAAGGAGCCCAAGGAGCCGGAGCCCCTGCCGCAGGGCAAGTTCATCGACTCGCATGCCCCCAAGAAGCGGGTGAGCCGCTTCAAGGAGCAGCGGGCCCGCAACCGAACGTAG
- the Fcp1 gene encoding RNA polymerase II subunit A C-terminal domain phosphatase gives MQNTADEEGATPSRAAGGVAKAGPADGDDGGGGGSGGSGGGNNNNVGGIIVLRAALGENETRAVINKWRVREGQFVSAAQILFLYQPVGEDGKPGKGSSSASSSTIQKYKSQRAGVVKKRLRKDGELLSKGDAILELSECIHTTVIKDMCADCGADLRQNENGQTSEASVPMVHTMPDLKVTQKLAQKLGHDDTRRLLADRKLVLLVDLDQTVIHTTNDTVPENIKGIYHFQLYGPHSPWYHTRLRPGTAEFLERMSQLYELHICTFGARNYAHMIAQLLDPDGKFFSHRILSRDECFNATSKTDNLKALFPNGDSMVCIIDDREDVWNMASNLIQVKPYHFFQHTGDINAPPGLSKHELDGEGVDFKEITEKKEDKDKVESSSEVKPEDADKGDNTVSSTSKDDEGNEESVDVFEDPEISNSAAEGPKDPSDKLNGKTIAEEVMVIDDSSSGSPDAEKAASDGEDVVVIDENSKESTSTKAEKNPLVESTTSPEEEEKSPTTEEEDVATTSKITPSIRPPIEGQKQIEIEDPDDYLLYLEVILRNIHKRFYAIYDETTEIPDLKIIVPKIRCEVLRGKSLVFSGLVPTQMKLEQSRAYFIAKSLGADVQPNIGKEITHLVAVNAGTYKVNAAKKEAAIKVVNANWLWTCAERWEHVEEKLFPLDRKVRNKGRQPPAHCHSPEHVVNYSERSEISPSSSKQQEEQSGNFRETLNPLLVFTNADIESMNKDYETFFESDSSSDEGPVNFENPPMDKKLLKRKREDDNSNRAHDFFTRSEDVMIGAPNVMEFDISSNEEGDGDADDNNEKEDDDDEMPSAKFRRGEDLPSDLEIGSDSNSEKDPEDEDDGEWNMMGAALEREFLGLEDFDL, from the exons ATGCAGAACACAGCGGACGAGGAGGGCGCGACGCCCAGCCGCgcggcggggggcgtggccaagGCCGGGCCGGCGGACGGCGACgatggcggcggcggaggaagCGGTGGAAGCGGcggtggcaacaacaacaacgtcgGCGGCATCATTGTTTTGAGAGCTGCGCTGGGAGAGAACGAGACGAGAGCGGTAATCAATAAATGGCGGGTTCGCGAGGGACAATTCGTGTCGGCGGCCCAGATCCTGTTTCTCTACCAGCCGGTGGGCGAGGATGGGAAGCCAGGAAAgggctcctcctccgcctcctcatCCACCATCCAGAAGTACAAGTCGCAGCGCGCCGGAGTGGTGAAGAAGCGGCTCCGCAAGGACGGGGAGCTGCTCTCGAAGGG GGATGCCATCCTGGAGTTGTCCGAGTGCATACACACCACGGTAATCAAGGACATGTGCGCGGACTGCGGAGCCGACTTGCGTCAGAACGAGAAT GGACAAACATCGGAGGCCTCGGTGCCCATGGTGCACACCATGCCCGATCTCAAGGTCACCCAGAAGCTGGCCCAGAAGCTCGGGCACGACGACACCCGCCGCCTGCTGGCCGACAGGAAACTGGTGCTCCTGGTGGATCTCGACCAGACGGTGATCCACACCACCAACGACACGGTGCCGGAGAACATCAAGGGCATCTACCACTTCCAGCTGTACGGCCCGCATTCCCCGTGGTACCACACGCGCCTGCGCCCCGGCACCGCCGAGTTCCTGGAGCGCATGTCGCAGCTCTACGAGCTCCACATCTGCACCTTTGGGGCGCGTAACTATGCGCACATGATTGCCCAGCTTCTGGATCCCGATGGCAAGTTCTTCTCGCACCGCATTCTGTCGCGCGACGAGTGCTTCAATGCCACCAGCAAGACGGATAACTTAAA AGCTCTGTTCCCGAACGGCGATTCCATGGTCTGCATCATCGATGATCGCGAGGATGTGTGGAACATGGCCTCCAATCTGATCCAGGTCAAGCCCTACCACTTCTTTCAGCACACGGGCGACATTAATGCCCCGCCGGGCTTGTCCAAGCACGAGCTGGATGGCGAAGGCGTTGACTTCAAAG AAATTACCGAGAAGAAGGAGGACAAGGACAAGGTGGAATCCAGCAGCGAAGTGAAACCAGAGGACGCCGATAAGGGCGACAATACTGTGTCGAGCACAAGCAAAGATGATGAGGGCAACGAGGAATCGGTGGACGTGTTCGAGGACCCCGAGATTTCCAACTCTGCTGCAGAGGGACCCAAAGACCCGAGTGACAAACTAAATGGCAAGACCATCGCCGAGGAAGTCATGGTCATAGACGATAGTTCATCTGGCTCACCAGATGCTGAGAAGGCGGCCAGCGATGGCGAAGACGTAGTTGTTATTGATGAGAATTCCAAGGAGAGCACAAGCACAAAGGCGGAGAAGAATCCACTGGTAGAATCCACTACTTCaccagaggaggaggagaaaagCCCGACCACCGAAGAGGAGGACGTCGCCACCACGTCGAAGATCACGCCCAGCATTCGACCACCGATCGAGGGGCAGAAGCAGATAGAGATCGAGGACCCCGACGACTATCTCCTTTATTTAGAGGTCATACTGCGCAACATTCACAAGCGATTCTACGCCATCTACGACGAGACCACGGAGATACCAGACCTCAAGATCATCGTGCCGAAGATCCGCTGCGAGGTGCTGCGCGGCAAGAGCCTGGTGTTCTCCGGCCTGGTGCCCACGCAGATGAAGCTGGAGCAGTCGCGGGCGTACTTCATCGCCAAGAGCCTGGGCGCCGACGTGCAGCCGAACATAGGCAAGGAGATCACGCACCTGGTGGCGGTGAATGCGGGCACCTACAAGGTCAACGCCGCCAAGAAGGAGGCCGCCATCAAGGTGGTCAATGCCAACTGGTTGTGGACCTGCGCCGAGCGCTGGGAGCACGTGGAGGAGAAGCTCTTCCCGCTGGACCGCAAGGTGCGCAACAAGGGCCGCCAGCCACCCGCCCATTGCCACAGCCCGGAGCACGTGGTCAACTACAGCGAGCGCTCGGAGATCTCGCCGTCGAGCAgcaagcagcaggaggagcagagCGGCAACTTCCGAGAAACTCTAAACCCGCTGCTGGTCTTCACCAACGCGGACATCGAGTCGATGAACAAGGACTACGAGACATTCTTCGAGTCCGACTCGTCCAGCGACGAGGGACCCGTGAACTTTG AAAATCCACCGATGGACAAGAAGCTGCTGAAGCGAAAGCGCGAGGATGATAACTCAAATAGAGCCCACGACTTTTTTACGCGGAGCGAGGACGTGATGATCGGAGCGCCAAACGTTATGGAGTTTGATATCAGCTCGAATGAAGAGGGCGATGGCGATGCTGATGACAATAATGAGAAGgaggatgatgacgatgagATGCCCAGCGCCAAGTTCCGACGAG GAGAAGATCTGCCTTCCGATCTAGAAATCGGATCCGATTCGAACAGCGAGAAGGACccggaggacgaggacgacggCGAATGGAACATGATGGGCGCCGCCTTAGAGAGGGAGTTCCTCGGCCTGGAAGACTTTGACCTATAG
- the LOC108069649 gene encoding peptidylprolyl isomerase domain and WD repeat-containing protein 1 has product MSDKEDLNLKRSAPEEEDAPQAEEAPEEDAWIGPMPSEQSAPVPAKKKKVLPYEHIYLENLPNAESYERSYMHRDVITHLVSTKTDFVVTASLDGHIKFWKKGELGIEFVKHFRSHLVPIKSLTANDSGTLLCSAATDQTAKVFDVVNFDMINIIRLGFTPQCSEWINGPGDAVQGLAISDSESSRIHIYDGQGGGEVLHTLEKLHSAPVVAMCLNVAMETVISVDRNGILEYWQNSKHDYSFPQRLVSFDSKLDTSLFEFAKQKTQVTGLAATPDGKRFAAISTDRKVRVFQFNTGKLIRVFDEALSTYTQMQQTQHALPNMEFGRRMAAERDLEKTAQNTTLNILFDSTGNFLLYPTMLGIKVINVVTNRCVTILGKTDNIRPLQVALFQGRIKRQKAAITMEQEASENPALQNILNDPTAFCTAYKKNRFYLFSRRLPSDLQDVDRDIFNEKPSKEDIIAVPEATVVQRIYENVVLHTTKGDVHIKLFFKEVPKTVENFCVHAKNGYYNGHIFHRVIKGFMVQTGDPTGTGTGGKSIWGSDFKDEFVASLKHDRPYTVSMANAGPNTNGSQFFITVLPTPWLDNKHTVFGRVYRGMEVVLNICNSKANPKTDKPYDDIKIISIHLSN; this is encoded by the exons ATGAGCGATAAAGAGGATCTAAATCTAAAGCGCAGTgcgccggaggaggaggatgcaCCGCAGGCGGAGGAGGCCCCCGAGGAGGACGCCTGGATAGGACCAATGCCTTCCGAACAGAGCGCTCCTGTGCcggccaagaagaagaagg TGCTGCCCTACGAGCACATCTACCTGGAGAACCTGCCCAATGCCGAGAGCTACGAGAGGAGCTACATGCACCGCGACGTGATCACCCATTTGGTGTCCACCAAGACGGACTTCGTGGTCACCGCCAGTCTGGACGGGCACATCAAGTTCTGGAAGAAGGGCGAGCTGGGCATTGAGTTCGTCAAGCATTTCCGCAGCCATCTGGTGCCCATTAAATCTTTAACCGCCAATGATAGCGGCACCTTGCTCTGCTCGGCGGCCACGGATCAGACGGCCAAGGTCTTCGATGTGGTCAACTTTGACATGATCAACATCATTCGCTTGGGCTTCACCCCGCAGTGCAGCGAGTGGATCAATGGGCCAGGAGATGCGGTGCAGGGATTGGCCAT TTCGGACTCGGAGAGCAGCCGCATTCACATCTACGATGGCCAGGGAGGCGGAGAAGTCCTGCACACCTTGGAGAAGCTTCATTCCGCGCCAGTGGTGGCCATGTGCTTGAACGTCGCCATGGAGACAGTAATTTCCGTGGATCGCAATGGCATTCTGGAGTACTGGCAGAACTCCAAGCACGACTACAGCTTTCCCCAGCGACTGGTCAGCTTTGACTCCAAACTAGACACAA GCCTCTTTGAGTTCGCCAAGCAAAAGACCCAAGTCACCGGCTTGGCGGCCACGCCGGATGGCAAGCGCTTTGCCGCCATTTCCACGGATCGCAAGGTGCGCGTTTTTCAGTTCAATACGGGCAAGTTGATCCGGGTGTTCGATGAAGCTCTCTCCACTTACACCCAAATGCAGCAGACGCAGCACGCTTTGCCCAACATGGAGTTTGGCAGAAG AATGGCAGCTGAGCGGGATCTGGAGAAGACGGCTCAAAACACCACCCTTAACATTCTGTTCGACAGCACTGGCAACTTTCTGCTCTACCCCACGATGCTGGGCATCAAGGTGATCAATGTGGTCACGAATCGCTGCGTCACCATTCTGGGGAAAACGGACAACATACGGCCCCTGCAGGTGGCCCTTTTCCAGGGGAGAATCAAGCGACAAAAGGCTGCCATAACCATGGAACAGGAGGCCAGTGAGAACCCAGCGCTGCAGAATATTTTGAACGATCCAACAGCCTTTTGCACGGCCTACAA aaaaaaccgCTTCTACTTGTTCAGCCGAAGATTGCCCTCGGATCTGCAGGATGTGGATCGTGATATATTCAATGAGAAGCCTTCGAAGGAGGACATTATCGCAGTGCCCGAGGCCACAG TCGTGCAACGTATTTACGAGAACGTGGTGCTGCACACCACAAAAGGTGACGTCCACATAAAGTTGTTCTTCAAGGAGGTTCCGAAAACAGTTGAGAATTTCTGTGTTCATGCGAAAAATGG GTATTACAATGGCCACATTTTCCACCGCGTGATCAAGGGCTTCATGGTACAGACTGGCGATCCCACGGGAACGGGAACGGGCGGAAAATCCATTTGGGGAAGCGACTTCAAGGACGAATTCGTGGCAAGTTTGAAGCACGATCGTCCTTACACAGTTAGCATGGCGAATGCGGGTCCGAATACGAATGGCAGCCAGTTCTTCATAACAGTCCTGCCCACG CCTTGGCTTGACAATAAGCACACGGTTTTCGGACGAGTCTACCGCGGTATGGAAGTGGTTCTCAACATTTGCAATTCAAAGGCTAATCCCAAAACCGATAAGCCCTATGAtgacattaaaattatatcaaTACActtaagtaattaa